The Arachis hypogaea cultivar Tifrunner chromosome 19, arahy.Tifrunner.gnm2.J5K5, whole genome shotgun sequence genome has a window encoding:
- the LOC112775873 gene encoding membrane steroid-binding protein 2 — protein sequence MEVQQIWETVKEAIVAYTGLAPATFFTLVALLFAVYYVVSVMFGSPAYEDYRRHGERDMEEEQMPPLKPPVQIGEVTEEELKAYDGTDPEKPLLMAIKGQIYDVSQSRMFYGPGGPYALFAGKDASRALAKMSFEDKDLTGDISGLGPFEIEALQDWEYKFMTKYVKVGTIKQTARDLDVDSKPTEAAHSETPSHVDAHKDE from the exons ATGGAAGTGCAGCAAATATGGGAGACGGTGAAGGAGGCCATCGTGGCCTACACAGGCCTAGCTCCGGCCACTTTCTTCACGCTGGTGGCGCTCCTCTTTGCCGTTTACTACGTGGTTTCGGTGATGTTCGGGTCGCCAGCATACGAGGACTATCGGCGCCACGGGGAGAGGGATATGGAAGAGGAGCAGATGCCACCTCTGAAGCCGCCAGTCCAGATTGGTGAGGTAACTGAGGAGGAGCTCAAGGCCTACGATGGCACCGATCCCGAGAAGCCCCTTCTCATGGCCATCAAAGGTCAGATCTATGATGTCTCCCAAAGCAG GATGTTTTACGGACCCGGTGGACCCTATGCTCTTTTTGCAGGCAAGGATGCCAGCAGAGCTCTCGCTAAGATGTCTTTTGAAGACAAAGACCTCACTGGGGATATTTCTGGGCTTGGCCCTTTCGAGATTGAAGCCTTACAAGACTGGGAATACAAGTTTATGACCAAGTATGTTAAGGTCGGTACCATCAAACAAACTGCACGGGATTTGGATGTTGATTCTAAGCCTACTGAAGCTGCCCACTCTGAAACTCCCTCTCATGTTGATGCTCATAAAGATGAGTAA